One part of the Pseudoliparis swirei isolate HS2019 ecotype Mariana Trench chromosome 6, NWPU_hadal_v1, whole genome shotgun sequence genome encodes these proteins:
- the cpt1ab gene encoding carnitine O-palmitoyltransferase 1, liver isoform isoform X1: MAEAHQAVAFQFTVSPDGIDLHLCHEALRQIYLSGLHSWKKRFIRFKNGIMTGVYPGSPGGFMVVVVSYMSYNQYRQLDPSMGLIAKLGQHMPISRYISTDNQRIVGGVLVGTGLWVTIIMIMRNVLKSLLSWHGWMHARHGSVSSSTRLWLVLVKVFSGRKPMLYSFQNSLPRLPVPSIKDTCRRYLESVRPLMEDEQYERMEGLTKDFEKKLGPRLQWYLKLKSWWASNYVSDWWEEYIYLRGRGPIMVNSNYYAMDFLYVFPTSIQAARAGNSIHAIMLYRRKLDRAQVKPIYLLANKVPLCSAQWERMFNTDRVPGLETDVLQHVNDSKHIAVYHKGRYFKVWMFYDGRLLLPREIEQQMERILADSSEPLPGEEKLAALTAGDRTPWAKARETYFGRGKNKNSLDAIEKAAFCVTLDDTEQRFDEDNPVKSLDSYAKSLLHGKCYDRWFDKSFNLIVFKNGTMGLNAEHSWADAPIIGHLWEHVLSMDPLKLGYTEEGHCCGEPHPNLPGPHRLSWDIPAECQEVIQSSLTVARSLADDVDSHIFPFNDFGKGLIKKCRTSPDAFIQISLQLAHFRDKKKFCLTYEASMTRLFREGRTETVRSCTMETCAFVRAMMADETREERLSLLKLAAEKHQNMYRLAMTGEGIDRHLFCLYVVSKYLGEDSPFLTEVLSDPWRLSTSQTPVQQVDLFDLVRYPEYVSSGGGFGPVADDGYGVSYIIVGENLINFHISSKHSSPETDSHRFGGNIRQAMLDLLDLFQLEKKTK; this comes from the exons ATGGCAGAAGCTCACCAGGCGGTGGCCTTCCAGTTCACGGTCAGCCCGGATGGCATCGACCTACACCTGTGCCACGAGGCGCTACGCCAGATCTACCTCTCTGGCCTCCACTCCTGGAAGAAAAGGTTCATTCGCTTCAAG AATGGGATAATGACTGGTGTGTACCCGGGCAGCCCTGGTGGGTTCATGGTAGTAGTTGTCTCCTACATGTCCTACAATCAATATAGACAGCTGGATCCCTCTATGGGCTTGATTGCCAAGCTGGGTCAACACATGCCCATCAG TCGATACATATCCACTGACAACCAGAGGATAGTTGGAGGGGTTCTGGTGGGCACGGGCCTGTGGGTCACCATAATCATGATTATGAGGAATGTCCTAAAGTCCCTGTTGTCGTGGCACGGCTGGATGCATGCCCGCCACGGCTCTGTGTCCTCGTCCACTCGTCTGTGGCTG GTATTAGTGAAGGTGTTCTCTGGCCGGAAGCCAATGCTCTACAGTTTCCAGAACTCCCTGCCTCGACTCCCTGTTCCCAGTATCAAGGACACCTGCAGAAGG TATCTGGAGTCAGTGCGTCCACTGATGGAGGATGAGCAGTACGAACGGATGGAGGGCTTGACTAAAGATTTTGAGAAGAAGCTGGGACCGAGACTGCAGTGGTACCTCAAACTCAAGTCCTGGTGGGCCTCCAACTAT GTCAGTGACTGGTGGGAAGAGTACATTTACCTGAGAGGCCGTGGGCCCATCATGGTCAACAGCAACTATTATGCCATG GACTTCCTGTATGTGTTCCCCACCTCCATCCAGGCTGCCAGAGCAGGAAACTCCATCCATGCCATCATGCTCTACAGGAGAAAACTGGACAGAGCCCAGGTCAAACCT ATTTACTTGCTGGCGAACAAGGTTCCTCTGTGTTCGGCTCAATGGGAGCGGATGTTTAACACCGACCGCGTCCCTGGTTTGGAGACAG ACGTCCTCCAGCACGTGAACGACAGCAAACACATCGCCGTGTACCACAAGGGCCGCTACTTCAAGGTGTGGATGTTTTATGACGGGCGGTTGCTGTTGCCACGGGAGATCGAGCAGCAGATGGAGCGGATCTTGGCCGACAGCTCTGAGCCACTCCCCGGAGAGGAGAAACTAGCCGCACTTACTGCAGGAGACAG GACCCCGTGGGCCAAAGCTCGAGAAACCTACTTTGGCCGCGGTAAGAACAAGAACTCTCTGGACGCCATCGAGAAAGCAGCCTTCTGCGTGACCCTCGATGACACTGAGCAGCGCTTCGATGAAGACAACCCGGTCAAGTCTCTGGACAGCTACGCCAAGTCCCTTCTCCACGGAAAGTGCTACGACAG gTGGTTTGATAAATCCTTTAACCTGATAGTGTTTAAGAACGGCACCATGGGACTGAATGCAGAGCATTCCTGGGCAGATGCTCCAATCATTGGCCATCTCTGGGAG CATGTTCTTTCCATGGATCCTTTGAAGTTGGGGTACACTGAGGAGGGCCACTGCTGTGGGGAGCCCCACCCCAACCTGCCAGGTCCTCATAGGCTGTCGTGGGACATCCCTGCTGAG TGCCAGGAGGTCATCCAGAGCTCTCTGACAGTGGCCAGGAGTCTGGCTGACGATGTGGACTCTCACATTTTCCCCTTCAATGACTTTGGCAAGGGTCTGATCAAGAAGTGCCGCACCAGCCCCGATGCCTTCATCCAGATCTCCCTGCAGCTGGCTCACTTCAGG GACAAGAAGAAGTTCTGCCTGACCTACGAAGCCTCCATGACGCGCTTGTTCCGTGAGGGCCGGACAGAAACTGTGCGTTCCTGCACCATGGAGACTTGTGCCTTTGTCCGTGCCATGATGGCCGATGAGACC AGAGAAGAGCGTCTCAGTTTGCTGAAACTGGCAGCGGAGAAGCACCAAAACATGTATCGGCTGGCGATGACGGGAGAGGGCATCGATCGCCACCTTTTCTGCCTCTACGTGGTCTCCAAATACCTCGGAGAAGACTCCCCCTTCCTCACCGAG GTCCTCTCCGATCCGTGGAGGCTGTCCACCAGTCAGACGCCCGTGCAGCAGGTTGACCTGTTCGACCTGGTCAGATACCCCGAGTACGTGTCCTCCGGAGGTGGATTCGGTCCA GTGGCTGATGATGGTTATGGCGTCTCCTACATCATCGTTGGGGAGAACCTAATCAACTTCCACATCTCCAGCAAACACTCAAGCCCAGAAACT GACTCTCACCGTTTCGGCGGCAACATCCGACAGGCCATGCTTGACCTACTGGATCTCTTCCAGCTTGAAAAGAAGACCAAGTGA
- the cpt1ab gene encoding carnitine O-palmitoyltransferase 1, liver isoform isoform X2 yields the protein MAEAHQAVAFQFTVSPDGIDLHLCHEALRQIYLSGLHSWKKRFIRFKNGIMTGVYPGSPGGFMVVVVSYMSYNQYRQLDPSMGLIAKLGQHMPISRYISTDNQRIVGGVLVGTGLWVTIIMIMRNVLKSLLSWHGWMHARHGSVSSSTRLWLVLVKVFSGRKPMLYSFQNSLPRLPVPSIKDTCRRYLESVRPLMEDEQYERMEGLTKDFEKKLGPRLQWYLKLKSWWASNYVSDWWEEYIYLRGRGPIMVNSNYYAMDFLYVFPTSIQAARAGNSIHAIMLYRRKLDRAQVKPLMLQNTIPMCSAQYECMFNTSRVPGVETDVLQHVNDSKHIAVYHKGRYFKVWMFYDGRLLLPREIEQQMERILADSSEPLPGEEKLAALTAGDRTPWAKARETYFGRGKNKNSLDAIEKAAFCVTLDDTEQRFDEDNPVKSLDSYAKSLLHGKCYDRWFDKSFNLIVFKNGTMGLNAEHSWADAPIIGHLWEHVLSMDPLKLGYTEEGHCCGEPHPNLPGPHRLSWDIPAECQEVIQSSLTVARSLADDVDSHIFPFNDFGKGLIKKCRTSPDAFIQISLQLAHFRDKKKFCLTYEASMTRLFREGRTETVRSCTMETCAFVRAMMADETREERLSLLKLAAEKHQNMYRLAMTGEGIDRHLFCLYVVSKYLGEDSPFLTEVLSDPWRLSTSQTPVQQVDLFDLVRYPEYVSSGGGFGPVADDGYGVSYIIVGENLINFHISSKHSSPETDSHRFGGNIRQAMLDLLDLFQLEKKTK from the exons ATGGCAGAAGCTCACCAGGCGGTGGCCTTCCAGTTCACGGTCAGCCCGGATGGCATCGACCTACACCTGTGCCACGAGGCGCTACGCCAGATCTACCTCTCTGGCCTCCACTCCTGGAAGAAAAGGTTCATTCGCTTCAAG AATGGGATAATGACTGGTGTGTACCCGGGCAGCCCTGGTGGGTTCATGGTAGTAGTTGTCTCCTACATGTCCTACAATCAATATAGACAGCTGGATCCCTCTATGGGCTTGATTGCCAAGCTGGGTCAACACATGCCCATCAG TCGATACATATCCACTGACAACCAGAGGATAGTTGGAGGGGTTCTGGTGGGCACGGGCCTGTGGGTCACCATAATCATGATTATGAGGAATGTCCTAAAGTCCCTGTTGTCGTGGCACGGCTGGATGCATGCCCGCCACGGCTCTGTGTCCTCGTCCACTCGTCTGTGGCTG GTATTAGTGAAGGTGTTCTCTGGCCGGAAGCCAATGCTCTACAGTTTCCAGAACTCCCTGCCTCGACTCCCTGTTCCCAGTATCAAGGACACCTGCAGAAGG TATCTGGAGTCAGTGCGTCCACTGATGGAGGATGAGCAGTACGAACGGATGGAGGGCTTGACTAAAGATTTTGAGAAGAAGCTGGGACCGAGACTGCAGTGGTACCTCAAACTCAAGTCCTGGTGGGCCTCCAACTAT GTCAGTGACTGGTGGGAAGAGTACATTTACCTGAGAGGCCGTGGGCCCATCATGGTCAACAGCAACTATTATGCCATG GACTTCCTGTATGTGTTCCCCACCTCCATCCAGGCTGCCAGAGCAGGAAACTCCATCCATGCCATCATGCTCTACAGGAGAAAACTGGACAGAGCCCAGGTCAAACCT CTCATGCTCCAAAACACTATTCCCATGTGCTCAGCCCAATACGAGTGTATGTTCAACACCAGTCGTGTCCCAGGTGTAGAAACAG ACGTCCTCCAGCACGTGAACGACAGCAAACACATCGCCGTGTACCACAAGGGCCGCTACTTCAAGGTGTGGATGTTTTATGACGGGCGGTTGCTGTTGCCACGGGAGATCGAGCAGCAGATGGAGCGGATCTTGGCCGACAGCTCTGAGCCACTCCCCGGAGAGGAGAAACTAGCCGCACTTACTGCAGGAGACAG GACCCCGTGGGCCAAAGCTCGAGAAACCTACTTTGGCCGCGGTAAGAACAAGAACTCTCTGGACGCCATCGAGAAAGCAGCCTTCTGCGTGACCCTCGATGACACTGAGCAGCGCTTCGATGAAGACAACCCGGTCAAGTCTCTGGACAGCTACGCCAAGTCCCTTCTCCACGGAAAGTGCTACGACAG gTGGTTTGATAAATCCTTTAACCTGATAGTGTTTAAGAACGGCACCATGGGACTGAATGCAGAGCATTCCTGGGCAGATGCTCCAATCATTGGCCATCTCTGGGAG CATGTTCTTTCCATGGATCCTTTGAAGTTGGGGTACACTGAGGAGGGCCACTGCTGTGGGGAGCCCCACCCCAACCTGCCAGGTCCTCATAGGCTGTCGTGGGACATCCCTGCTGAG TGCCAGGAGGTCATCCAGAGCTCTCTGACAGTGGCCAGGAGTCTGGCTGACGATGTGGACTCTCACATTTTCCCCTTCAATGACTTTGGCAAGGGTCTGATCAAGAAGTGCCGCACCAGCCCCGATGCCTTCATCCAGATCTCCCTGCAGCTGGCTCACTTCAGG GACAAGAAGAAGTTCTGCCTGACCTACGAAGCCTCCATGACGCGCTTGTTCCGTGAGGGCCGGACAGAAACTGTGCGTTCCTGCACCATGGAGACTTGTGCCTTTGTCCGTGCCATGATGGCCGATGAGACC AGAGAAGAGCGTCTCAGTTTGCTGAAACTGGCAGCGGAGAAGCACCAAAACATGTATCGGCTGGCGATGACGGGAGAGGGCATCGATCGCCACCTTTTCTGCCTCTACGTGGTCTCCAAATACCTCGGAGAAGACTCCCCCTTCCTCACCGAG GTCCTCTCCGATCCGTGGAGGCTGTCCACCAGTCAGACGCCCGTGCAGCAGGTTGACCTGTTCGACCTGGTCAGATACCCCGAGTACGTGTCCTCCGGAGGTGGATTCGGTCCA GTGGCTGATGATGGTTATGGCGTCTCCTACATCATCGTTGGGGAGAACCTAATCAACTTCCACATCTCCAGCAAACACTCAAGCCCAGAAACT GACTCTCACCGTTTCGGCGGCAACATCCGACAGGCCATGCTTGACCTACTGGATCTCTTCCAGCTTGAAAAGAAGACCAAGTGA